A single genomic interval of Gemmatimonadaceae bacterium harbors:
- a CDS encoding SDR family oxidoreductase: MPPAAPGSIHCGVTASDLTPHTDGAPDPLPAPAGPEFAAQLREVTAFLTRIAEQRALLVGVPAEDRHAFLEVVAEVFHPDPKARRSMVKAATRERKAAAAAKDDQVLNQTGIRELRRKPVFTTPNVYPPEPPPTAALPGQATVIDVAPADEVRVSRGDAVVPQHCYICKQKFTTVHHFYDQMCIPCGDFNYAKRTELADLRGRTFLLTGGRVKIGYQAGLKLLRAGARLLVTSRFPRDSAQRYAAEPDFAVWRDRLEIFGLDLRHTPSVEAFCQLLLQQESRLDGIINNACQTVRRPPAFYAHLMEGERAPIASLPDVVRALAPTAVVPAAVEPRAIGMSQAAALSQVPLLPEDELTSPALFPVGQLDQDLQQVDLRDRNSWRLLLAEVSSVELLEVQLVNAIAPFIINARLKPLMLRTPNRDKHIVNVSAMEGQFYRNNKTTRHPHTNMAKAALNMMTRTSAADYQQDGIHMNSVDTGWVTDEDVAELAARKVANHRFHPPLDIVDGAARIVDPIIDGMNTGVHRWGQFLKDYVPTDW; encoded by the coding sequence ATGCCACCGGCGGCCCCGGGCAGCATACATTGCGGGGTGACTGCTTCTGACCTGACGCCGCATACCGACGGCGCCCCCGACCCGTTGCCTGCGCCCGCCGGGCCGGAATTTGCCGCGCAACTCCGCGAGGTGACGGCGTTCCTCACGCGCATCGCCGAACAGCGGGCGCTGCTGGTGGGCGTGCCCGCCGAGGATCGCCATGCGTTCCTGGAGGTCGTCGCCGAGGTGTTTCACCCGGATCCCAAGGCCCGTCGGTCGATGGTGAAAGCCGCCACGCGCGAGCGCAAAGCGGCGGCCGCGGCGAAAGACGATCAGGTGCTCAATCAGACCGGCATTCGTGAACTGCGGCGCAAGCCGGTGTTCACGACGCCGAATGTGTATCCGCCGGAGCCGCCGCCGACCGCCGCGTTGCCGGGGCAGGCGACGGTCATCGATGTGGCGCCCGCGGACGAAGTGCGCGTGTCGCGGGGCGATGCGGTCGTGCCGCAGCACTGCTACATCTGCAAGCAGAAGTTCACCACGGTGCATCACTTCTACGATCAGATGTGCATCCCGTGCGGTGACTTCAACTACGCCAAGCGCACCGAACTGGCCGATCTGCGCGGGCGCACCTTCCTGCTCACCGGTGGCCGGGTCAAGATCGGCTATCAGGCGGGGCTCAAGCTCCTGCGCGCCGGCGCGCGCCTGCTGGTGACGTCACGCTTCCCGCGCGATTCGGCACAGCGCTATGCGGCCGAGCCCGACTTCGCGGTGTGGCGCGATCGGCTCGAGATCTTTGGCCTCGACTTGCGCCACACGCCCAGCGTGGAAGCGTTCTGTCAGCTGCTGCTGCAACAGGAATCGCGACTCGACGGGATCATCAACAACGCCTGCCAGACCGTACGGCGTCCACCGGCGTTCTATGCGCACTTGATGGAGGGGGAGCGGGCGCCGATCGCGAGCCTGCCGGATGTCGTGCGCGCGCTGGCCCCGACGGCCGTGGTCCCCGCCGCCGTGGAGCCGCGGGCGATCGGCATGTCGCAGGCGGCGGCCTTGTCGCAGGTCCCGCTGCTGCCGGAAGACGAGCTCACGTCGCCGGCACTCTTTCCCGTGGGGCAGCTCGACCAGGATCTCCAGCAGGTGGATCTGCGCGATCGCAATTCGTGGCGACTGCTGCTGGCGGAGGTCTCGAGCGTGGAATTGCTCGAAGTGCAGCTCGTGAATGCCATCGCGCCGTTCATCATCAATGCGCGCCTCAAGCCGCTGATGTTGCGCACGCCCAATCGCGACAAGCACATCGTGAACGTGTCGGCGATGGAAGGGCAGTTCTATCGCAACAACAAGACGACGCGCCACCCGCACACGAACATGGCGAAGGCGGCGCTCAACATGATGACGCGCACGTCGGCCGCCGATTACCAGCAGGACGGCATCCACATGAACAGCGTGGATACCGGCTGGGTGACCGATGAAGACGTGGCGGAGCTGGCGGCGCGCAAGGTGGCGAACCATCGCTTTCATCCGCCACTCGACATCGTGGATGGCGCAGCGCGCATCGTCGATCCGATCATCGACGGCATGAACACCGGCGTGCATCGGTGGGGGCAGTTTTTGAAGGATTACGTGCCGACGGATTGGTAG
- a CDS encoding amidohydrolase family protein produces the protein MSRTRALASLMLALTCFARGTAAQAAPYDRVILHGTVMDPASGLSALRNVGIRRGRIAAVTAAPIRGRDTIDATGLVIAPGFIDVHAHGQTAETYRFQALDGVTSSFELEVGTADVAQWYAARAPGQRINYGVSIGHMKARMVELGDSGLVMPTGPGAYRVANDAEVARIMARVQRGLDEGGVDIGAGFTYTPAATPAELQALFAVAARNHVPVHVHTRNGVKGLSEALALARGAHASLHVVHINSAGYAETPAMLTMIADARKAGMDVTTEAYPYTAGMTEIQSATIQDSNRDAPDSVLQAMEWPRTGERLNRALFAKYTAIGGPVVIHRNTEPMVIAAITSPLTMIGSDAYWQDGTGHPRTTGTYSRILGRYVREQQVMPLMEALRKMTVMPAQRLEARVPAMRRKGRIAVGADADLTLFDPATVRDQSTYREPSLPPVGMRHVLVNGVPVVRDGRALDGVTPGRALRGPVRPPVPGRAAR, from the coding sequence ATGTCTCGGACCCGTGCTCTGGCCAGCCTGATGCTGGCACTCACCTGCTTCGCGCGCGGCACGGCCGCGCAGGCCGCCCCCTACGACCGTGTGATCCTGCACGGGACCGTGATGGACCCCGCGAGCGGCCTTTCGGCCCTGCGGAACGTGGGGATCCGCCGCGGCCGCATTGCGGCGGTGACCGCGGCCCCCATTCGCGGCCGGGACACGATCGACGCCACCGGCCTCGTCATCGCGCCCGGCTTCATCGACGTACACGCGCACGGGCAGACCGCCGAGACGTATCGCTTTCAGGCGCTCGATGGCGTGACCTCGTCGTTCGAACTCGAGGTGGGCACGGCCGATGTGGCGCAGTGGTACGCGGCGCGCGCGCCCGGGCAGCGCATCAACTACGGCGTGTCGATCGGGCACATGAAAGCGCGCATGGTGGAACTCGGCGACTCCGGGCTCGTGATGCCCACGGGACCGGGGGCCTACCGCGTGGCGAATGACGCCGAAGTGGCGCGCATCATGGCGCGGGTGCAGCGCGGCCTCGACGAGGGCGGGGTGGATATCGGGGCGGGCTTCACCTACACGCCGGCGGCGACGCCCGCTGAGTTGCAGGCGCTGTTCGCCGTGGCGGCCAGAAATCACGTGCCGGTGCATGTGCACACGCGCAACGGTGTGAAAGGGCTCAGTGAAGCGCTCGCCTTGGCGCGCGGCGCCCACGCGTCGCTGCATGTGGTGCACATCAACAGCGCGGGCTACGCCGAAACACCGGCGATGCTCACGATGATCGCCGACGCGCGCAAAGCGGGGATGGATGTCACCACCGAAGCGTATCCGTATACGGCGGGGATGACGGAGATTCAGTCCGCTACCATCCAGGACAGCAATCGCGATGCTCCGGACTCGGTATTGCAGGCGATGGAGTGGCCGCGCACCGGTGAGCGGCTCAACCGCGCCCTCTTTGCCAAGTACACCGCGATCGGTGGCCCGGTGGTGATTCATCGCAACACCGAGCCGATGGTGATTGCGGCCATCACGAGCCCGCTCACGATGATCGGCAGCGATGCATACTGGCAGGACGGCACGGGGCATCCACGGACGACGGGGACCTACTCCCGCATTCTCGGGCGCTATGTGCGTGAGCAGCAGGTGATGCCGCTCATGGAGGCGCTGCGCAAGATGACGGTCATGCCGGCGCAGCGGCTCGAAGCGCGGGTGCCGGCCATGCGGCGCAAGGGGCGCATCGCGGTGGGGGCCGACGCCGATCTTACGCTCTTCGATCCGGCGACGGTGCGGGATCAGAGCACCTATCGGGAGCCGTCGCTGCCGCCGGTGGGGATGCGGCACGTGCTCGTGAACGGAGTGCCGGTGGTGCGCGATGGACGCGCGCTCGACGGGGTGACCCCGGGACGGGCGCTACGGGGGCCGGTTCGACCGCCGGTGCCGGGCAGAGCCGCGCGATGA
- the dacB gene encoding D-alanyl-D-alanine carboxypeptidase/D-alanyl-D-alanine-endopeptidase, with protein MRPLLCSLAGLLTAAPLLLAAQQAPAPDAAIRAVMDRPEFRHALWGVAFYDLDAKKLLAGVNTDRLFTPGSTTKLLTMGTALEALGPDHRFRTRIYRTGPIKDGVLLGDLVLRASGDPNLSGRVRDGNRYAFVDRDHSYGGMPLDSDPLTTIKALVQQVAKAGIRKISGEVIVDASLFPEGDRELGTRIVLSPMVVNDNVIDIVLRPGTRAGDPVQVEVSPKTSYLTVHATLTTADSGAPVAVRTVEDSTSPDRRVMIATGTIPRGAPVNARWAVASPRRFGEIVLTEALQAAGISAVPRLGARTSDARTFASVYTDSLMVAEHVSLPLTAEAVVLLKTSQNLHASNFPLLLPALTQAPAGRTGFDIARDWLQKEGLDTDGAQQGDGAGGDALFSPMFMVQYLAMIAKKPWAGAFHDALPILGRDGTLALIQVKSPGAGFVHAKTGTYSKYDALNRRALVTGKGLAGYVTTRSGRHLAIALYVNNLAVKQGDPTDVAGQALGEIASLAWERIK; from the coding sequence ATGCGCCCCCTCCTTTGCTCTCTGGCCGGCCTCCTCACGGCCGCGCCCCTCCTGCTCGCTGCCCAGCAGGCCCCCGCCCCTGACGCCGCCATCCGTGCCGTCATGGACCGCCCCGAGTTCCGTCATGCGCTCTGGGGCGTGGCGTTCTACGACCTCGACGCGAAAAAACTGCTGGCCGGTGTGAACACCGATCGGCTCTTCACGCCCGGGTCGACCACCAAGCTGCTCACGATGGGGACCGCGCTCGAAGCGCTCGGCCCCGATCATCGCTTCCGCACGCGGATCTATCGCACGGGGCCCATCAAGGACGGCGTCCTGCTGGGCGATCTCGTGCTGCGCGCCAGCGGCGACCCCAACCTCTCCGGGCGCGTCCGCGACGGGAATCGCTACGCGTTCGTGGATCGCGATCACTCCTATGGCGGCATGCCGCTCGACAGTGATCCGCTCACCACGATCAAGGCGCTGGTCCAGCAGGTCGCCAAGGCCGGCATCCGCAAGATCAGCGGCGAAGTGATCGTGGATGCCTCGCTCTTCCCCGAAGGCGACCGGGAGCTGGGCACGCGCATCGTGCTCTCGCCCATGGTCGTGAACGACAACGTCATCGATATCGTGCTGCGCCCCGGCACGCGCGCCGGTGATCCGGTGCAGGTGGAGGTCAGCCCCAAGACGAGCTACCTCACCGTGCACGCCACGCTCACTACCGCCGATTCCGGCGCGCCGGTCGCCGTGCGGACGGTGGAAGACAGCACGAGCCCCGATCGCCGCGTGATGATCGCCACCGGCACCATCCCCCGCGGCGCACCGGTGAACGCGCGCTGGGCGGTCGCCTCGCCGCGCCGCTTTGGCGAGATCGTGCTGACCGAAGCGCTGCAGGCGGCCGGCATCAGCGCCGTGCCGCGCCTGGGGGCACGCACCAGCGATGCGCGCACCTTCGCGTCGGTCTACACGGACTCCCTGATGGTCGCCGAGCATGTGTCGCTGCCTCTCACCGCCGAAGCGGTGGTGCTGCTCAAGACCAGTCAGAATCTGCACGCGAGCAACTTCCCGCTCCTCCTGCCGGCGCTGACGCAGGCGCCCGCCGGTCGCACGGGGTTCGACATCGCGCGCGACTGGCTGCAGAAGGAAGGGCTCGACACCGATGGCGCGCAGCAGGGTGATGGCGCCGGCGGCGATGCCCTCTTCTCGCCGATGTTCATGGTGCAGTATCTCGCCATGATCGCGAAGAAGCCGTGGGCGGGCGCCTTCCATGACGCGCTCCCCATTCTCGGGCGCGACGGCACACTGGCACTCATTCAGGTCAAGTCACCGGGCGCCGGCTTCGTGCACGCCAAGACCGGCACCTACTCCAAGTACGACGCGCTCAATCGCCGGGCGCTCGTCACCGGCAAGGGGCTCGCCGGCTACGTGACGACCAGGAGCGGCCGACATCTCGCCATCGCGCTCTACGTGAACAACCTGGCCGTGAAGCAGGGTGACCCCACCGATGTGGCCGGTCAGGCGCTCGGCGAGATCGCGTCGCTGGCCTGGGAGCGGATCAAGTAG